One Silene latifolia isolate original U9 population chromosome 4, ASM4854445v1, whole genome shotgun sequence DNA segment encodes these proteins:
- the LOC141652132 gene encoding auxin-binding protein ABP19a-like yields MELTKPIIFVIFSLLISLSSASVVDFCVADFNFPVGPAGFPCKNPANLTVNDFVFSGLGVAGNTSNIFNVAVTSANDNSFPGVNGLGISMARLDIGVGGVVPLHTHRASEVIIVIDGTIIAGFIASDNTAYFKTLNKGDVMIFPQSLLHFQVNIGKNQALAFVSLNSAHAGFQFTSASLGGNDLPTEIIEKITLLDSQQIKTLKNVFGGTN; encoded by the coding sequence ATGGAGCTAACCAAACCAATCATTTTCGTAATATTTTCGCTTCTTATATCACTATCATCAGCTAGTGTAGTCGATTTTTGCGTAGCAGATTTCAACTTTCCAGTCGGACCAGCAGGGTTCCCTTGTAAAAACCCGGCTAACCTAACAGTCAATGACTTTGTATTCTCAGGCTTGGGTGTAGCCGGAAACACATCTAACATATTCAATGTCGCAGTAACCTCAGCAAATGACAACTCGTTTCCTGGGGTAAATGGCTTAGGCATTTCAATGGCGAGACTAGACATAGGCGTAGGAGGGGTCGTCCCATTGCACACACACCGAGCGTCTGAGGTTATCATAGTCATTGATGGGACCATCATTGCCGGGTTCATTGCATCCGATAACACTGCGTATTTTAAGACGTTGAATAAGGGTGACGTTATGATATTTCCGCAAAGTTTACTTCATTTCCAAGTTAATATTGGTAAAAATCAGGCTCTCGCATTTGTGAGCTTGAATAGTGCTCATGCTGGTTTTCAGTTTACCTCTGCTTCTTTGGGTGGAAATGATCTTCCTACTGAAATTATTGAAAAAATTACGTTGTTGGATAGTCAACAAATAAAAACTTTGAAGAATGTTTTTGGTGGTACTAATTAA